Part of the Triticum urartu cultivar G1812 chromosome 2, Tu2.1, whole genome shotgun sequence genome, TAATTGTAGCAAGGGAATGGTTGATGTCTGGCTAGGCTCCTTTCTTTAACTTAACCTCTAATGTGTATCTTCATGGAGTATCATATCATTTAGTTGACGTACCTGAACTGATAACATTTTCCAGAGATTATGCAGGGTTGCACATGAAAGGAAGATCTTTCTCTCTTTAGCATGGGTGTCACCGGTCTCATCCTGCCAGGCACGACGTGGCTGCGTGCTGATCCGGTACGGCCACGGACGGCGCCGGAGGGAGACTGCACGCGGTGGCGTCTACTTTCGACGGATCCCAAAGTCAGCAAGCTCCTCCCAGGAAAAGAATATATAGGAAAACTCAACCGGCTAAACGTGCAGGCAATTCCTCACCCAATTTTCAAGTATAGTTCAGATGGATCAGCGCAGGCGCGCGCGGCGGACGTAGGTGCGGTGCACTGACCCGGCGCCGCGACCGCGCGCGCTGAGGTGGACGGGAGAGGATAAGCGCGGCCGGCTCGCCGCGTCGGGTCGTCGTCATATCATCTCCGCCCATCCCCATGGAATCGATATCATGTATGGATGGATATGGTATAATGCTATACTGTTATTCTAGGTTAgcattttttttttgaaactggaTTCTAGGTTAGCATGACCACGTATGATAGTTACATTCTTAAACCGTGTCTGCGTAATCATAGTTGGAAGATAAAATTAAAAAATTGGTCGCATTCAGAGCTAGAGTCAACGACCCCGCAAAAAAGAGAGTCAATGGCTTCAGCTTACAAGCAAGCAAATAAGAACTTTGGGTCGTGACGTCGACTAATTGAGCAACCCTTAATTTTGAGAACACATACATCTAATCTCGtctagtactccctctgtaaaagTATTATAAGAATGTTTAGAAATTTAGATCACTAcatttagtgatctaaacgccaCGGAGGGAGTACTTTGGATCAGAATGATGCATTTAACGGATGATTTTTTAGCGAAGATAGCTAACCGCACAGATCTCGCTCTTGCAAGTCCAATTGGGAAACGATTTACTTCGGTCGGTCGGGGAAACGGTGCGCTGGTCGCATGCAAACCGTTTGATCTCACACGATCCAACGTCCCCCTGTGTGCCCACGTTGCAGTCAAAGCTAGGAACCCACTGGCGGCCGTGCTACAATCTCGCCACTGGTGATACATCGACGGAGATGGCGAGCCCGCGAGCGTCGTCGACGAGGCGGTGCCCTACGGGGGCAGTTATTTTTCTCCCTCTGTTTTTGGAGACGACCGATGGGGAAGAAAGGGATGACGTGGCCTGAAATCAAACGGTTACAGAAGGACGAAACAGACGGATGCGCGGCGACTGGCCGAAGACCGGCGCCTAGCGTCCGCCGTCCAGATTTTGTGAGGCTCCTCCCTCTGTATACAGTAGTATACGTATACCCATACGTAAGTACGTAGTATAATACACCAGGCATACATGCATATCCAGTACGCGAGTTCAGTTCACGGGCCGCTCAACACCGCGGCGGGGTAGACGGCGAGGGGGATCCTGACGCTGTGCTTCTTGTCGCCCCTGAGCACCACCTCGCCGAAGCTGAACGCGTTCCCCGGCGCGGTGGTGTTGAGCACGATCCTCAGCGCCGCCGTCTCGCCGGGGGCGACGGTGAACTCGTCGGGCGACACGCGCACCGCCACGCCGTCGGGCGCGCGCACGTACGCCATGTACGTCTCGTTCTCCGCGCCCACGCTCCACACCTTCCGGTCCACCCGCCTCGACCCCACCAGGCTCGCCACCGTCACGCTCGGCGCGTTCAGGTCCGAGCACCACCGCGCCCGCGACGTCGGGCAGGACGCCCCCACCGCGCGCCGCACCGCGGCCTCGTCCACGCCCGGCACCGCGCACAGGAACTGCAGGTACTCCCTGTACGTGGCGTCGAACACCAGCCCCGGGTCCAGCGCGCGCGCCGCGTTGATGGCGCCCGCGCCCATGTCGAACGGCGTGGCCGCCACCACGGCGCCCACGTCCCGGCGCGCCATCAAGGGCCTCCCGGAGCGGTCGGTCACGTCGGCCGTCGTCATGATCGCCGACATGATCATGGCGGGGCTCCACTTGGGATGCCGCTGCTTGATCAGCGCCACCACCCCGGCGACGTGCGGGGTGGACATGCTCGTGCCGGACAGTATGGCGTAGCTCTCGCCCTGGACCTCCGGCAGGGCGTCGCTCGTCGGGCTCCAGGCTCCCCAGATGTGATGGCCCGGCGCCATCACGTTCGGCTTCAGGACGTCCGCCAGCTGCATCTGCGAGTTCTCTATGTTGGGCCCCCTCGACGAGTAGTCGGCGACCTCCGGCCGTTCCCCGGAGTAGCTCGCACGCCGTCCCTCCAGAATCCGGACGGTTGCTCCGAACGTGATGACAGTTCCGTCGCCGTCTCGTGCCGTGTTGTTCTCATAGTACTCCATCAGGTTCTGCACCCAGTTGCAGAAGACGATTCAGAGTTATACAGAGCAACCCAAACATTCAGAGTTACTGAAAAGACAATTTCATTGACAAATATGTGTCTGCACTGCACTCACCATCATGTCTACACCGTCCACAACCATGGCTGAAGGTACCGCGGTAGGAAATATGGGCTGATATTCATAGTCTACATCACCGGAATAACGATCAATGATCACGACTCCAGCAGCTCCGATCTTCTGAATCGTATCGATAATGCCGGCAAAGTTGTCACCCTGATAGTAGTTAGATGACACAATCATGCAGACAATCACCTTCCCCTGAACTAGAGATCTTATGAAGACCTTCGGATCCTGGCAACCATTAGACCCATCAGTCGAATTGTCGGTGCTCACG contains:
- the LOC125539229 gene encoding subtilisin-like protease SBT2.5 isoform X3, translating into MEVYMVVMEDDPVVSYKASRKGVMRGEEAQKYKEMATTKHDVFLESFLTVGSYKKLYSYTHLLNGFAVHANSEKAAKILSGAKGVRLVQEDIKMAKMTTYTPKYIGASGVWPLLGGAENSGDGIVIGMIDTGIDPKNPSFASFSNQSKQPPPNFKGMCRSGDRFPPDSCNGKIVGARWFARAGQATGEFNATIHYASPYDPDGHGSHTASTAAGNFHTPAISRGYNFGYASGMAPGARLAVYKAAYPFGGYMSDVIAAVDQAVEDGVDVISLSMAPSSVSPGPAAFLNLLETQLLLATKAGVSVVQAVGNGGPDASSVVSFSPWITSVAASTTDRKYNKTIVAGNGQIFSCGGLSPPTPGDTMYPLALADDVSTDNSTDGSNGCQDPKVFIRSLVQGKVIVCMIVSSNYYQGDNFAGIIDTIQKIGAAGVVIIDRYSGDVDYEYQPIFPTAVPSAMVVDGVDMMNLMEYYENNTARDGDGTVITFGATVRILEGRRASYSGERPEVADYSSRGPNIENSQMQLADVLKPNVMAPGHHIWGAWSPTSDALPEVQGESYAILSGTSMSTPHVAGVVALIKQRHPKWSPAMIMSAIMTTADVTDRSGRPLMARRDVGAVVAATPFDMGAGAINAARALDPGLVFDATYREYLQFLCAVPGVDEAAVRRAVGASCPTSRARWCSDLNAPSVTVASLVGSRRVDRKVWSVGAENETYMAYVRAPDGVAVRVSPDEFTVAPGETAALRIVLNTTAPGNAFSFGEVVLRGDKKHSVRIPLAVYPAAVLSGP
- the LOC125539229 gene encoding subtilisin-like protease SBT2.5 isoform X4, giving the protein MEDDPVVSYKASRKGVMRGEEAQKYKEMATTKHDVFLESFLTVGSYKKLYSYTHLLNGFAVHANSEKAAKILSGAKGVRLVQEDIKMAKMTTYTPKYIGASGVWPLLGGAENSGDGIVIGMIDTGIDPKNPSFASFSNQSKQPPPNFKGMCRSGDRFPPDSCNGKIVGARWFARAGQATGEFNATIHYASPYDPDGHGSHTASTAAGNFHTPAISRGYNFGYASGMAPGARLAVYKAAYPFGGYMSDVIAAVDQAVEDGVDVISLSMAPSSVSPGPAAFLNLLETQLLLATKAGVSVVQAVGNGGPDASSVVSFSPWITSVAASTTDRKYNKTIVAGNGQIFSCGGLSPPTPGDTMYPLALADDVSTDNSTDGSNGCQDPKVFIRSLVQGKVIVCMIVSSNYYQGDNFAGIIDTIQKIGAAGVVIIDRYSGDVDYEYQPIFPTAVPSAMVVDGVDMMNLMEYYENNTARDGDGTVITFGATVRILEGRRASYSGERPEVADYSSRGPNIENSQMQLADVLKPNVMAPGHHIWGAWSPTSDALPEVQGESYAILSGTSMSTPHVAGVVALIKQRHPKWSPAMIMSAIMTTADVTDRSGRPLMARRDVGAVVAATPFDMGAGAINAARALDPGLVFDATYREYLQFLCAVPGVDEAAVRRAVGASCPTSRARWCSDLNAPSVTVASLVGSRRVDRKVWSVGAENETYMAYVRAPDGVAVRVSPDEFTVAPGETAALRIVLNTTAPGNAFSFGEVVLRGDKKHSVRIPLAVYPAAVLSGP
- the LOC125539229 gene encoding subtilisin-like protease SBT2.5 isoform X2, yielding MAGEAIPHLYSPLKTSNGSPRNGGERGALLMEDDPVVSYKASRKGVMRGEEAQKYKEMATTKHDVFLESFLTVGSYKKLYSYTHLLNGFAVHANSEKAAKILSGAKGVRLVQEDIKMAKMTTYTPKYIGASGVWPLLGGAENSGDGIVIGMIDTGIDPKNPSFASFSNQSKQPPPNFKGMCRSGDRFPPDSCNGKIVGARWFARAGQATGEFNATIHYASPYDPDGHGSHTASTAAGNFHTPAISRGYNFGYASGMAPGARLAVYKAAYPFGGYMSDVIAAVDQAVEDGVDVISLSMAPSSVSPGPAAFLNLLETQLLLATKAGVSVVQAVGNGGPDASSVVSFSPWITSVAASTTDRKYNKTIVAGNGQIFSCGGLSPPTPGDTMYPLALADDVSTDNSTDGSNGCQDPKVFIRSLVQGKVIVCMIVSSNYYQGDNFAGIIDTIQKIGAAGVVIIDRYSGDVDYEYQPIFPTAVPSAMVVDGVDMMNLMEYYENNTARDGDGTVITFGATVRILEGRRASYSGERPEVADYSSRGPNIENSQMQLADVLKPNVMAPGHHIWGAWSPTSDALPEVQGESYAILSGTSMSTPHVAGVVALIKQRHPKWSPAMIMSAIMTTADVTDRSGRPLMARRDVGAVVAATPFDMGAGAINAARALDPGLVFDATYREYLQFLCAVPGVDEAAVRRAVGASCPTSRARWCSDLNAPSVTVASLVGSRRVDRKVWSVGAENETYMAYVRAPDGVAVRVSPDEFTVAPGETAALRIVLNTTAPGNAFSFGEVVLRGDKKHSVRIPLAVYPAAVLSGP